The following are from one region of the Acipenser ruthenus chromosome 19, fAciRut3.2 maternal haplotype, whole genome shotgun sequence genome:
- the znf507 gene encoding zinc finger protein 507 → MEEGSSISVLVPHSRGQEALLIPDRVVGSRLQDNDGKQKQKATDSLIQVIEKLSKIVENKRKRRCTLAGKKHPHLYQAVVLETKENCEIPAKMAKDADTLKQNAQSVVQEEYYLSEDPQDTCSRTVTCYQCSLCKLISPTLPLLKEHIRLHDRQNEVILMCSECCFMSKRQEELEAHVKIHVDTEETHTSVVQHHGLQNLNLSAAARKGFTYAGGLGGLQINMEDEEVKGNLESSVGDHVKKKWYTYEQYGVYRCLICSYTCGQQRMLKTHAWKHAGEVDCSYPIFEDESEPASVPAEPLPQADEAVVVLAKVSKPADLYGIPPFQLQFCTSATGDSGKPILGQTVQETSEEVCLPKVTSATSQEEVVEEQAVSDLEQDNATSDSLLSSAQKIISCSPNRVGHVNVIVERLPGAEEVGASKQFLMSPDIDIEKRLISDEPEMTYYEDAAEVYNASKGTAAVEEVVIDWCNNERQCEGEEAKESTAVDENAPPVRRRTHSESLRLHSLAAEALVAMPTRTPVASIKSIVELSTESPDTSQRYIDITNSVQHKVISAINNTSEDFADLKRAGTALVDLELQKAKHGLSEVPVRMGISMSLLTVIEKLRERTDQNTSDEDILKELQDNVQCQPSGDASLPGGNLVEYIPESDRPYRCRLCLYTSGNKGYIKQHLRVHRQRQPYQCPICEHIAEDSKDLENHMINHCKTRMYHCKQCEETFYYKSQLRSHEREQHGLPDTLPALSSVNESTVSEDKYTEEDLASTQKVYKCDVCDYTSSTYIGVRNHRRIHNSDKPYRCSSCDFATTNMNSLKSHMRRHPQEHQAVQLMEQYQCSLCGYVCSHPPSLKSHMWKHAGDQNYNYEQVNKAINEAISQSSRSQCPVPKQSDPIERAVSGLAEKSTLDPETPSLASEEDTRVTEPSQVSSSTTKTSSEKSGSQSRAGMEYCVLLFCCCICGFESTNKEHLMEHMKKHEGEIINIILNKERSSQEPQRSTQ, encoded by the exons ATGGAGGAGGGCAGCAGTATTTCTGTGCTGGTGCCACACAGCAGGGGGCAAGAAGCACTTCTAATACCTGACAGGGTTGTGGGCTCCCGGTTGCAGGACAACGAtggcaaacaaaaacagaaagctACTGACTCTCTCATCCAGGTCATAGAAAAACTGAGCAAGATAGTGGAAAACAAAAGGAAGAGGAGATGTACCCTAGCGGGCAAGAAGCACCCTCACCTGTATCAAGCTGTGGTTCTCGAGACCAAAGAGAACTGCGAAATCCCAGCAAAAATGGCAAAAGACGCGGACACACTTAAGCAAAATGCACAATCTGTTGTGCAGGAGGAATACTATTTATCAGAGGACCCGCAGGATACCTGTAGCAGGACAGTCACTTGCTACCAGTGCAGCCTCTGCAAATTAATTTCCCCAACCCTGCCTCTGTTGAAGGAGCACATAAGACTACATGACCGTCAAAATGAGGTCATATTGATGTGCTCCGAATGCTGCTTCATGTCCAAGCGGCAAGAGGAACTAGAAGCCCATGTCAAGATTCACGTAGATACTGAGGAGACGCACACAAGTGTAGTGCAACATCATGGGCTTCAGAATCTGAATCTCTCAGCGGCAGCCAGGAAAGGTTTCACATACGCAGGGGGCCTTGGAGGCTTGCAGATTAACATGGAAGACGAAGAGGTCAAAGGAAATCTGGAGAGTTCAGTGGGAgaccatgtgaaaaaaaaatggtacacGTATGAGCAGTATGGCGTGTACAGATGCTTGATCTGTAGCTACACCTGCGGTCAGCAGAGAATGTTGAAGACACACGCATGGAAGCATGCCGGCGAAGTCGATTGCTCCTACCCTATATTCGAAGACGAATCAGAGCCTGCTAGTGTACCTGCAGAGCCACTGCCTCAGGCTGATGAAGCTGTTGTTGTGCTGGCTAAAGTAAGCAAACCAGCAGACCTCTACGGCATTCCTCCGTTTCAACTACAGTTTTGCACCTCTGCTACAGGCGACAGTGGAAAGCCTATTCTTGGCCAGACTGTTCAAGAAACCTCGGAGGAAGTGTGTCTACCGAAGGTCACAAGCGCAACATCCCAGGAGGAAGTAGTTGAGGAACAGGCCGTTTCCGATTTGGAACAGGATAACGCCACCTCAGATAGCCTTCTCTCTTCGGCGCAAAAGATAATCAGCTGCAGCCCCAACAGAGTAGGACATGTCAATGTCATAGTGGAGCGTCTTCCAGGAGCTGAAGAAGTAGGAGCCAGCAAGCAGTTCCTTATGAGCCCCGACATTGACATCGAGAAGAGGCTCATCTCTGATGAGCCTGAGATGACTTATTACGAGGACGCTGCAGAGGTTTATAATGCCAGCAAAGGTACTGCTGCTGTCGAAGAGGTGGTCATAGATTGGTGCAACAATGAGAGACAGTGCGAGGGCGAGGAGGCTAAAGAATCGACAGCGGTTGATGAAAATGCCCCCCCGGTCCGGAGAAGGACACATTCCGAGTCGTTGAGGTTGCACTCCTTGGCTGCCGAAGCGCTTGTTGCTATGCCCACAAGAACTCCGGTGGCCAGTATTAAAAGCATTGTTGAGTTGAGCACGGAGAGCCCTGATACTAGTCAAAGATACATCGATATAACCAATTCAGTCCAACACAAAGTAATATCTGCTATTAATAACACTTCAGAGGATTTTGCCGATTTGAAACGGGCCGGTACTGCACTGGTCGACTTGGAATTGCAGAAGGCCAAGCATGGGCTGTCGGAGGTGCCGGTCAGAATGGGAATCAGCATGTCACTGCTCACGGTGATTGAGAAGCTGAGAGAACGGACTGATCAGAACACCTCAGATGAAGATATTTTGAAGGAGTTGCAGGATAATGTGCAGTGCCAACCGAGTGGCGACGCAAGTTTGCCAGGGGGCAACCTGGTGGAGTATATTCCGGAAAGTGATCGGCCGTACCGGTGCCGTTTGTGCCTCTACACCAGTGGCAACAAGGGCTACATCAAACAGCATCTGAGGGTACATAGACAGAGGCAGCCTTATCAGTGTCCCATATGTGAACACATTGCAGAGGACAGCAAGGATCTCGAGAACCACATGATCAATCACTGCAAGACCAGAATGTACCATTGCAAGCAGTGTGAAGAAACCTTTTATTACAAG AGCCAACTGAGGAGTCACGAACGAGAACAACATGGGCTGCCCGATACTTTGCCTGCTCTGTCATCTGTTAATGAGAGCACCGTGTCTGAAGATAAATACACAGAAGAAG ATCTGGCCTCTACCCAGAAAGTCTATAAGTGTGATGTTTGTGATTACACAAGCTCGACATACATTGGTGTTCGGAACCACAGAAGAATACACAACTCTGATAAGCCATACAG GTGCAGCAGCTGTGACTTCGCCACAACAAACATGAACAGTCTAAAAAGCCATATGAGACGCCATCCACAGGAGCATCAAGCAGTACAGCTAATGGAACAGTACCA ATGCTCGCTCTGTGGATATGTATGTAGCCACCCCCCTTCTTTGAAGTCTCATATGTGGAAGCACGCTGGTGATCAAAATTATAACTATGAGCAAGTAAACAAGGCTATTAATGAAGCAATTTCACAAAGCAGCAG GTCTCAGTGCCCTGTACCGAAACAGAGTGATCCCATTGAGAGAGCTGTCTCTGGACTAGCAGAGAAGTCGACGCTGGATCCTGAAACGCCATCCTTGGCTTCGGAGGAGGACACAAGAGTTACAGAACCATCACAGGTATCCAGCTCTACAACAAAAACCAGCTCAGAAAAAAGCGGGAGCCAGTCCCGGGCAGGAATGGAGTACTGTGTCCTGCTTTTCTGCTGCTGTATCTGTGGGTTTGAATCGACCAACAAGGAGCACCTGATGGAGCATATGAAGAAGCACGAGGGCGAGATCATTAACATCATTCTGAACAAGGAACGAAGCTCCCAGGAGCCCCAGCGCAGCACGCAGTAG